Proteins encoded by one window of Fischerella sp. PCC 9605:
- a CDS encoding PAS domain S-box protein, which translates to MTEEKAAISSNTHDIFAGGGQMGALMRDSFGDAPRSHNWSQTTLGSISQWAQSLRTAVNICLNTRFPTIVWWGMEFTLLYNDAWRSILGSKHPHALGKPGREGWPELWDTIGAQLEQVLATGQGTGSDRVLLLVDRHGYAEEAYFTYSHSPIFLETGEVGGVFTVVTETTPQEQALRLEAQTAKANLETILSSISDVFVVLDRDWRYTYVNAKAVESSGRSKEDFLGKTIWEFFPDAVGTLFYTELHRAVAEQTPVQFEFFYPGWNRWYENRVYPSQTGVSLFTADITERKQAERRLTAQYAVTQVLAEAVTLADAVPAILQSLCESLEWQLGTIWSIDRHTNRLHYVNSWQSSGIDAREFIETNQQTTFASGIDLPGRVWSSRQPIWISDLTKDTNFPRAAAAARGGLHAVFGFPILLGDEILGVIECFSDRIQEPDEDLLQMMLAIGTQIGQFMERKRTEAALRESEARFRLMAETIEDVFWVTDFRVPQILYVSPAYEQIWGRSRDELYRDYATWLETIHPEDRERVQAVASTCQHKDFVDNEYRIVRPDGSIRWIHDRGFAIRDQAGQIYQVVGVAQDITDYKRTEEALRESEERFRVLADSAPVMIWVNGADGGCEFVNNAYLEFFGKTLEEVTGFGWCPYLHPDDEEDYVSAFLAAMANRQPFRAQFRAMRADGQYRWLESYALPRFSASGEFLGYVGSSPDITEIKYAEAALRQSEARFRRIFECKMVPMGIWSGSGIVEANDALLDLIGYTRQELETGLIDWRELTPPEHLPADDRSVAEIAARGFSTPYEKEYIHKQGHRIPILMGGASFLDDPESGVFFAVNLTERKRMESALRQSEERLRSALQAGRMVAWAWDAKTDIIVRSETACEVMGISPDALQGTGSQGWLLVYPDDLAHHQATVQEAINAKSSYKSEFRMIRPDNGALVWIEDRGKVNFDAMGNLVSIEGTLFDISDRKQAEESLRRSEERFRITQEISLDAFTILRSVRDETGQIVDFEWTYVNPKAAEILRQPVEALVGQRLLQVLPGNKTNSELFERYVRVVETGEPHDIELFYNSEGITGWFRNMAVKLADGVAISFSDITERRQMEEALRQSEERLRVALKNSPVTVFNQDRELRYTWVYNPTLEYHATEVIGKQDVDLLPSNDAAALTQIKRRVLETGVGARQEVKLTMQGQDYYYDLTVEPLRDTDGEIMGVTCASINITDQKQAELALRRSETILNAFLASSPIGMAFLDRDLRYIYINEALAAINGLPLSVHLGHTLWDVLPEWAPQFAPMLQQIMQTKEPVLNCEVSSETNPLGVYWYCLVNYFPVCLPDGQVLGVGVTLMDISDRKRAEQALQESEERLRFALEGAELGTWDYDIASGQIFWSERSKTIFGVAPDADVDYQVFINTVHPEDRERIDAAVERAIANREDYDVEMRCQWADGTVRWIRSIGRAQYNPEGRPTRMIGVAFDITDRKQAEQIREQLLERERTAREEAETANRIKDEFLAVLSHELRSPLNPILGWAKLLQSRKIDETLLKKALETIERNARLQAQLIEDLLDVSRILQGKLSLNMAPVNLVTTIEAAMETVRLAAEAKTIRIQTMLDPDVGGVLGDAARLQQVVWNLLSNAVKFTPPGGKVNVRLECIDSQAQIAVSDTGKGIKADFLPHVFEYFRQADSTTTRKFGGLGLGLAIVRHLVEMHGGTVWAESPGEGQGATFAVKLPLIKEGLTSTEEINAAPSTAAPVSLPLLGVQILIVDDDADTRDFFAFALEQLGANVTAVASAWEALQALTLAKPDVLLSDIGMPEMDGYMLMRQVRTIEAEQGKQQIPAIALTAYAGEINQQQALRAGFQMHIAKPVSPEELLRAISNLIKRN; encoded by the coding sequence ATGACTGAGGAGAAAGCAGCAATTTCCAGCAACACACATGACATCTTTGCGGGTGGTGGACAGATGGGAGCACTGATGCGAGACTCCTTTGGAGACGCTCCGCGATCGCACAATTGGTCGCAAACAACCCTCGGTTCAATCTCACAATGGGCACAAAGCTTGCGAACTGCGGTCAACATCTGCCTTAACACCCGCTTTCCAACGATCGTCTGGTGGGGTATGGAATTTACTTTACTCTACAACGATGCGTGGCGCTCCATCCTTGGCTCGAAACATCCCCATGCATTGGGAAAACCAGGGCGAGAGGGCTGGCCAGAACTTTGGGACACCATCGGGGCGCAACTGGAACAGGTATTGGCAACAGGACAAGGCACCGGGTCAGATCGCGTGTTGCTACTTGTGGATCGCCACGGCTATGCAGAAGAGGCGTACTTCACCTACTCCCACAGCCCTATTTTTTTGGAAACGGGGGAAGTAGGTGGTGTATTTACGGTAGTGACAGAAACAACTCCGCAGGAACAAGCACTACGACTGGAAGCACAGACTGCGAAAGCGAACTTGGAAACCATTTTGTCTAGCATCAGTGATGTGTTTGTAGTGCTCGATCGCGACTGGCGCTACACCTATGTTAATGCTAAGGCAGTTGAATCCTCTGGGAGAAGCAAAGAAGACTTTTTAGGCAAAACGATTTGGGAGTTTTTCCCGGACGCTGTCGGCACGCTGTTTTATACTGAGCTACATCGGGCGGTAGCCGAACAAACGCCTGTCCAGTTTGAGTTTTTCTATCCAGGCTGGAATCGCTGGTATGAGAACCGGGTTTATCCTTCTCAAACAGGCGTTTCTCTCTTCACCGCTGATATTACAGAGCGCAAACAGGCAGAACGCCGTCTTACTGCTCAATATGCTGTGACTCAGGTGCTGGCTGAAGCAGTCACCCTTGCAGACGCAGTTCCAGCCATCCTGCAATCCCTGTGTGAAAGCCTAGAATGGCAACTGGGCACGATCTGGAGCATCGATCGCCATACCAACCGACTGCACTATGTGAATAGCTGGCAGTCCTCTGGTATTGATGCACGGGAATTCATTGAGACAAACCAACAAACTACCTTTGCTTCTGGTATCGATCTCCCAGGTCGCGTCTGGTCGAGTCGTCAACCAATTTGGATTTCAGACCTCACTAAAGACACTAACTTTCCCAGAGCAGCAGCCGCCGCTAGAGGAGGTTTACACGCCGTATTTGGATTTCCAATTCTGTTAGGTGACGAGATTTTAGGAGTGATAGAGTGTTTTAGCGATCGCATCCAAGAGCCGGATGAAGATTTGCTCCAGATGATGTTGGCGATCGGCACTCAGATCGGTCAGTTTATGGAGCGCAAGCGAACAGAAGCGGCATTGCGTGAGAGTGAAGCTCGTTTTCGTTTGATGGCAGAAACGATTGAAGATGTCTTCTGGGTTACTGATTTTCGCGTACCTCAGATTCTTTATGTCAGTCCTGCATATGAGCAGATTTGGGGGCGTTCCCGTGACGAACTCTACCGCGACTACGCAACTTGGCTCGAAACAATTCATCCTGAAGATCGAGAGCGAGTCCAAGCCGTCGCTTCAACCTGTCAGCACAAAGACTTTGTAGACAACGAATACCGAATTGTCCGTCCCGATGGTTCAATCCGTTGGATTCACGATCGCGGCTTTGCCATTCGAGATCAAGCGGGGCAAATTTACCAAGTTGTTGGCGTTGCCCAAGATATCACCGATTACAAACGAACTGAAGAAGCACTGCGCGAGAGTGAGGAACGGTTTCGGGTACTTGCTGACAGCGCCCCTGTAATGATCTGGGTCAACGGTGCTGATGGTGGCTGCGAGTTCGTTAACAACGCATACCTAGAGTTTTTTGGCAAGACCCTGGAGGAGGTGACGGGGTTCGGTTGGTGTCCGTATCTGCATCCGGATGATGAGGAGGACTACGTATCTGCTTTTTTGGCTGCAATGGCAAATCGTCAGCCCTTCCGGGCACAGTTTCGCGCCATGCGGGCAGATGGTCAATATCGGTGGCTGGAATCCTATGCTCTGCCTCGGTTCAGCGCCTCCGGCGAGTTCCTTGGCTATGTCGGTAGTAGTCCGGATATTACCGAAATTAAGTACGCAGAGGCTGCCCTACGCCAAAGCGAAGCCCGATTTCGTCGTATTTTCGAGTGCAAAATGGTGCCTATGGGCATCTGGTCAGGTTCAGGTATTGTGGAAGCAAATGATGCTCTCCTCGATCTGATTGGTTATACCCGACAAGAATTGGAAACCGGACTGATCGACTGGCGCGAATTAACGCCCCCCGAACACTTGCCCGCCGACGATCGCTCTGTGGCTGAAATTGCCGCTAGAGGTTTTAGCACGCCCTACGAGAAAGAATACATCCACAAGCAAGGGCATCGTATCCCGATTCTGATGGGCGGTGCATCGTTCCTAGACGATCCAGAAAGCGGTGTGTTTTTTGCCGTGAACCTCACAGAACGCAAACGGATGGAATCAGCGCTACGCCAAAGCGAAGAACGGCTGCGATCGGCACTGCAAGCTGGTCGCATGGTGGCTTGGGCTTGGGACGCAAAAACGGATATTATCGTTCGCTCAGAAACAGCCTGTGAAGTCATGGGAATATCTCCTGATGCCTTGCAGGGCACAGGTTCGCAAGGATGGCTCCTCGTTTATCCCGATGATTTAGCGCATCATCAAGCCACTGTGCAAGAGGCAATCAACGCTAAAAGCAGCTATAAATCCGAGTTTCGTATGATTCGACCAGACAACGGCGCTCTGGTTTGGATCGAGGATCGAGGCAAAGTTAACTTTGATGCAATGGGTAATCTTGTTAGTATCGAGGGAACGCTGTTTGATATTAGCGATCGCAAGCAAGCCGAGGAATCATTACGGCGCAGTGAAGAACGTTTCCGCATTACCCAGGAAATTTCCCTCGATGCCTTTACAATTCTGCGAAGCGTGCGGGATGAAACTGGACAAATTGTTGATTTTGAGTGGACTTATGTCAATCCCAAAGCCGCAGAGATTCTCCGGCAACCCGTCGAAGCTCTGGTCGGTCAACGCTTGTTGCAAGTGCTTCCTGGCAACAAAACCAACAGCGAATTATTTGAGCGTTACGTCCGAGTGGTTGAAACTGGAGAACCTCACGATATTGAACTATTTTACAACTCGGAAGGCATCACGGGTTGGTTCCGCAACATGGCGGTCAAATTGGCAGATGGGGTTGCTATTTCTTTCAGTGATATCACTGAGCGCAGACAGATGGAAGAAGCTCTGCGTCAAAGTGAAGAGCGGTTGCGCGTTGCCCTCAAAAACTCGCCCGTCACTGTATTCAACCAGGATCGAGAACTACGCTACACTTGGGTATACAATCCGACATTAGAGTATCACGCCACTGAAGTGATTGGCAAGCAAGATGTGGATTTATTACCCAGTAATGATGCTGCGGCATTAACCCAAATCAAACGTCGTGTCCTAGAAACCGGAGTTGGAGCACGCCAAGAAGTCAAGCTGACTATGCAGGGGCAAGATTACTACTACGACTTGACGGTTGAGCCGTTGCGAGATACCGATGGTGAAATTATGGGAGTGACATGCGCTTCCATAAACATCACAGACCAAAAACAAGCGGAGTTAGCCTTGCGCCGGAGCGAAACGATACTCAATGCCTTTCTTGCCAGTTCACCAATCGGTATGGCATTTTTGGATCGCGACCTTCGCTATATCTATATTAATGAAGCACTCGCAGCCATTAATGGCTTACCATTAAGTGTGCATTTGGGACATACCCTGTGGGATGTATTGCCAGAGTGGGCACCACAATTTGCCCCCATGCTGCAACAAATCATGCAAACCAAAGAGCCTGTGCTGAATTGTGAAGTCAGCAGTGAAACCAATCCACTTGGAGTTTATTGGTATTGCCTGGTGAATTATTTTCCGGTCTGTTTACCAGACGGACAGGTGCTCGGTGTAGGTGTCACCTTAATGGATATCAGTGATCGCAAGCGAGCCGAACAAGCCCTACAGGAGAGCGAAGAGCGCCTGCGCTTTGCCCTAGAAGGTGCTGAATTAGGAACGTGGGACTATGATATTGCGTCCGGACAAATTTTTTGGTCAGAACGCAGCAAAACAATATTTGGAGTAGCACCGGATGCCGATGTCGATTATCAGGTGTTTATTAATACAGTGCATCCAGAAGACCGAGAACGGATTGATGCCGCAGTCGAACGAGCGATCGCCAACCGGGAAGATTATGATGTAGAGATGCGATGTCAATGGGCAGATGGCACGGTGCGTTGGATACGCTCGATTGGTCGTGCCCAATACAACCCAGAGGGTAGGCCTACACGCATGATCGGCGTTGCTTTTGATATCACCGATCGCAAACAGGCAGAACAAATACGAGAGCAATTATTAGAACGAGAACGAACCGCACGAGAGGAAGCGGAAACTGCCAACCGTATTAAAGATGAGTTTTTGGCGGTTCTGTCTCACGAGTTGCGATCGCCACTGAATCCGATTTTGGGTTGGGCAAAACTATTGCAGAGTCGTAAAATTGATGAGACATTGCTGAAAAAAGCACTTGAAACGATCGAGCGCAATGCTCGCTTACAAGCCCAACTGATTGAAGACTTGCTAGATGTTTCTCGCATTTTGCAAGGTAAACTCAGCCTCAACATGGCTCCTGTCAATTTAGTCACCACCATTGAGGCAGCTATGGAGACGGTGCGTTTGGCTGCGGAGGCTAAAACTATTCGTATTCAGACGATGCTCGATCCAGATGTGGGTGGGGTTTTGGGTGATGCAGCCCGCCTACAGCAGGTTGTCTGGAACCTCCTATCAAATGCCGTTAAGTTCACACCCCCAGGAGGAAAAGTAAATGTTCGATTGGAGTGCATCGACTCCCAAGCTCAGATCGCGGTAAGCGATACAGGTAAGGGTATAAAAGCTGACTTTTTGCCCCATGTATTTGAGTATTTTCGTCAGGCTGACAGTACGACTACTAGAAAGTTTGGTGGGTTGGGGTTAGGCTTAGCGATCGTTCGTCATTTGGTCGAGATGCATGGCGGAACGGTTTGGGCAGAAAGTCCAGGCGAGGGGCAAGGAGCAACTTTTGCAGTTAAGCTACCGCTGATCAAGGAAGGTCTAACAAGTACAGAAGAAATAAACGCCGCTCCCTCTACAGCCGCTCCTGTTTCTCTACCTCTATTGGGCGTACAAATTCTGATTGTAGATGATGATGCAGACACCCGTGACTTTTTCGCTTTTGCACTTGAGCAGTTGGGAGCGAACGTAACCGCAG
- a CDS encoding helix-turn-helix domain-containing protein, which produces MPRKTAVLEQPQVSNLVRELRQLMALSQEQFAARLGVAYSTINRWENGHMQPSPLALKQIKAVLNEMNHSPMAEVQERSQKLLDKYFPEAEPS; this is translated from the coding sequence ATGCCTAGAAAGACAGCCGTGCTTGAGCAACCGCAGGTTAGCAACTTGGTTCGTGAACTCCGGCAATTGATGGCGTTAAGCCAAGAGCAGTTCGCAGCCAGGCTAGGAGTCGCTTATAGCACAATCAATCGATGGGAGAACGGTCACATGCAACCTTCTCCACTTGCACTCAAGCAAATTAAAGCTGTATTAAATGAGATGAATCATTCGCCGATGGCTGAAGTGCAAGAACGCAGCCAAAAGCTTCTAGATAAATACTTTCCAGAGGCGGAGCCTAGCTAG
- the dapF gene encoding diaminopimelate epimerase: MAIEFTKYHGLGNDFILIDNRSSSSPVITPEQAVQLCDRHFGIGADGVIFALPGENGTDYTMRIFNSDGSEPEMCGNGIRCLAAFLAELEGDSRKHEYRIHTLAGVITPELMANGQVKVDMGSPRLLASEIPTTLCPANEKVINQPLEVAGKSWDVTCVSMGNPHCITFVEDVAAIPLESIGPVFEHHPVFPQRTNTEFIQVVRRDYLKMRVWERGAGITLACGTGACASLVAGVLTGRCDRTATVELPGGCLQIEWSEINQRIYMTGPAERVFQGKYGV; this comes from the coding sequence ATGGCAATCGAATTTACTAAGTATCACGGTTTGGGTAATGATTTCATTTTGATTGATAATCGCTCATCATCAAGTCCTGTAATTACTCCAGAACAAGCGGTGCAGTTGTGCGATCGCCACTTTGGCATCGGTGCTGATGGTGTCATTTTTGCCCTACCTGGAGAAAATGGTACTGACTACACAATGCGGATTTTTAATTCTGATGGTTCGGAACCAGAAATGTGCGGTAATGGCATTCGCTGTTTAGCCGCTTTTTTGGCTGAGTTAGAGGGCGACTCGCGCAAGCATGAATATCGCATTCATACCCTGGCTGGTGTCATCACACCCGAACTCATGGCAAATGGTCAAGTGAAGGTGGATATGGGTAGCCCCAGGCTACTTGCTAGTGAGATTCCCACCACCCTATGTCCAGCGAATGAGAAAGTGATTAATCAACCGCTAGAGGTGGCAGGAAAATCTTGGGATGTCACCTGTGTAAGTATGGGTAATCCCCACTGCATCACCTTTGTGGAAGATGTCGCAGCAATTCCTTTAGAAAGCATTGGCCCTGTGTTTGAACATCACCCGGTTTTTCCCCAGCGGACAAATACTGAATTTATTCAAGTGGTGCGCCGAGATTATCTGAAGATGAGAGTTTGGGAACGTGGCGCTGGTATTACTCTAGCCTGCGGTACTGGTGCTTGTGCTTCTTTGGTTGCTGGGGTATTAACGGGAAGATGCGATCGCACTGCTACGGTAGAACTGCCTGGTGGTTGTTTGCAAATTGAATGGTCGGAAATCAACCAAAGAATTTACATGACCGGGCCTGCCGAGCGAGTTTTCCAAGGAAAATATGGGGTGTAG
- a CDS encoding Hfq-related RNA-binding protein, with product MIAEFDASLPSTRQLQNLIKQATPIEIKLLTGDILTGKVMWQDQYSMCLVDESSQQTTIWKQAIAYIKSKN from the coding sequence ATGATTGCTGAATTTGACGCTTCCTTACCCAGTACTCGCCAATTACAAAACCTGATTAAACAAGCAACACCCATCGAGATCAAATTGCTGACTGGCGATATATTGACTGGAAAAGTTATGTGGCAAGACCAATACAGCATGTGTCTTGTGGATGAAAGCAGTCAGCAGACTACTATTTGGAAGCAAGCGATCGCTTATATAAAGTCAAAAAATTAG
- a CDS encoding cation:proton antiporter — MQEDFRLIVDLVSVLAVAACGGLLAALLRQPVLLGYLLGGMVVGPTGLGLIKELIQVETLAQFGVAFLLFALGVEFSFAELKKVRGIALGGGGLQITLTIAVTVLVCGLTGAWGTLPAKGVFLGAILSLSSTAVVLKCLMERNETETPHGQVMLGILVVQDLALGLMLAVLPALHQPGEAIGIAVLTALVRIGLFAAGAVIAGKWLIPPLLRMLARTESRELFSLGVVALCLGIALLTEYLGLSIEMGAFVAGLMISEVEYADQTLTYVEPLRDIFASLFFASIGMLIDPVFLWKNLELILGLVALVFISKSLIITPLVKLFRYPLKTALIAGLGLAQIGEFSFVLASEGQKLGLVSRHIYLLILGTTAVTLILTPFVLRLVPIIFDWLESMPWLKPYFSSEGKPLEVADELPMKDHIVVCGYGRVGNNLVKLLQQHNLPVVVIDQSESRIQQLREAGVPYVYGNCVSFHVLETAMIGQAKGMAIALPDPMSIRLSLKRALELSPDLDVVVRATSDKNIEVLYQLGAREVVQPEFEASLEMATYILNAVGLSSILVQREMQQIRNRHYLDLRPEQSASQVSRHLRQATQDLNSRWYPLPDGSPLIGMSLEEADMRYLTGVSLMAIRRTSGEEIDYPDAATKLEKGDRLLVVGSDEELAALDEFALGRAAVPGDNSACQWVTLSADCPVLGKNLADLDIRQQFGVQVQAMRRDGKFIRFPNGKMELQAQDQLLLCGSLSSLNQLEQLLAPSTSLSIPVVKAAEAEGLRDYLPLDNLRD, encoded by the coding sequence GTGCAAGAAGATTTTAGACTAATAGTCGATTTAGTTTCAGTTCTCGCTGTCGCTGCCTGTGGGGGACTGTTGGCGGCGCTTTTACGACAACCTGTTTTGCTTGGGTATTTGCTTGGCGGGATGGTGGTTGGCCCAACTGGGTTGGGACTGATCAAAGAATTAATTCAGGTAGAAACTTTGGCACAGTTCGGTGTTGCGTTTCTATTATTTGCCTTGGGTGTGGAATTTTCCTTTGCAGAACTTAAAAAAGTTCGGGGAATCGCTCTTGGTGGCGGTGGACTGCAAATCACCCTGACAATAGCAGTCACCGTTTTGGTATGTGGTTTAACCGGAGCTTGGGGAACCCTACCAGCTAAGGGCGTATTTTTGGGGGCGATTCTGTCTTTATCTTCCACAGCAGTTGTGCTTAAGTGTTTGATGGAGCGCAACGAAACAGAAACACCGCACGGACAGGTGATGCTAGGCATTTTGGTGGTGCAGGATTTAGCCCTAGGGTTGATGCTCGCAGTCTTGCCAGCTTTGCACCAACCAGGGGAAGCAATTGGTATAGCAGTGCTAACAGCCCTAGTACGGATTGGCTTATTTGCTGCGGGCGCAGTCATAGCCGGCAAGTGGCTGATACCGCCTTTGTTGCGAATGCTAGCCCGCACCGAAAGCCGAGAATTATTTTCATTAGGAGTAGTGGCGCTGTGTTTGGGCATTGCCCTCCTGACAGAGTATTTGGGGTTGTCAATTGAAATGGGGGCATTTGTCGCGGGTTTGATGATTTCGGAGGTGGAGTATGCCGACCAAACCCTGACTTATGTAGAGCCACTGCGAGATATTTTTGCCAGTTTGTTTTTTGCTTCGATCGGGATGTTAATCGACCCAGTGTTTTTGTGGAAGAACCTGGAATTAATTCTCGGATTGGTAGCGCTGGTATTTATTAGTAAATCTTTGATTATCACACCGTTAGTGAAACTGTTCCGCTATCCTCTCAAAACGGCGTTAATTGCTGGTTTGGGACTGGCTCAAATCGGAGAATTTTCCTTTGTTCTAGCCAGTGAAGGACAAAAGCTGGGGCTGGTTTCCCGACATATATATTTATTGATTTTAGGAACAACCGCAGTTACATTGATACTTACCCCCTTTGTGCTGCGCTTAGTACCGATTATCTTTGACTGGCTAGAATCGATGCCTTGGCTAAAGCCCTATTTCAGCAGTGAGGGGAAGCCATTGGAAGTAGCCGATGAACTACCCATGAAAGACCATATAGTAGTCTGTGGTTATGGGCGAGTGGGCAATAATTTGGTGAAGTTATTACAACAACACAATCTGCCTGTTGTGGTGATTGACCAATCTGAAAGTAGAATTCAGCAGTTGCGTGAGGCGGGAGTACCTTATGTTTATGGAAATTGTGTGAGTTTTCACGTTTTAGAAACTGCGATGATCGGTCAAGCCAAAGGCATGGCGATCGCACTTCCCGATCCGATGAGTATTCGTCTTTCCCTCAAACGTGCTTTAGAATTATCTCCCGATTTAGATGTTGTGGTTCGCGCCACCAGCGATAAAAATATTGAAGTTCTCTATCAACTGGGTGCGAGGGAAGTCGTGCAACCAGAGTTTGAGGCGAGTTTGGAAATGGCAACATATATATTAAATGCTGTAGGATTGTCAAGTATTCTGGTGCAACGGGAAATGCAGCAAATCCGCAACCGTCATTATTTGGATCTGCGACCAGAACAGTCAGCATCCCAAGTTTCTCGTCATCTACGCCAAGCTACTCAAGATTTGAACAGTCGCTGGTATCCTCTACCAGATGGTTCACCCCTAATTGGCATGAGTTTGGAAGAAGCCGATATGCGCTACTTAACAGGGGTGAGTTTGATGGCTATTCGCCGCACCAGTGGTGAAGAAATAGATTATCCCGATGCTGCTACCAAGTTGGAAAAAGGCGATCGCCTGCTGGTAGTAGGTTCAGATGAAGAACTAGCTGCTTTGGATGAATTTGCACTCGGTAGGGCGGCTGTTCCTGGAGATAACAGCGCTTGTCAGTGGGTAACACTCAGCGCTGATTGTCCGGTGCTTGGTAAAAACCTTGCAGATTTGGATATCCGCCAGCAATTTGGAGTGCAAGTACAAGCAATGCGGCGAGATGGTAAATTTATTCGCTTCCCAAATGGCAAGATGGAATTACAAGCCCAGGATCAATTGCTATTGTGCGGTAGCTTGTCGAGTCTTAATCAACTAGAACAGTTACTTGCCCCATCCACTTCGCTATCTATCCCTGTGGTGAAAGCTGCTGAAGCAGAAGGGTTGCGCGATTATTTACCTTTGGATAATTTGCGGGATTAG
- the grpE gene encoding nucleotide exchange factor GrpE, translating to MSNSSIYTQRLQDLMQRVGISSFKALSRATGVSERQILRLRRFGVDQMRVDVLLKLSPALQVSLHELVATFSAQDLVRDRGAPTSELSQRMTDLRKEYDRLQLQLQQQQLSLQQEFQQSSLQLLESLLLQFPTAAQKARENPQLPALKIVPLVQKPLERLLQQWGVEAIALVGAELPYDPQLHQLMDGNAQPGEIVKVRYTGYRQGDKLLYRAKVSPL from the coding sequence ATGTCCAATAGCAGTATTTATACTCAAAGGTTGCAGGATTTAATGCAGCGAGTGGGTATCTCCAGTTTTAAAGCACTGAGTCGTGCTACTGGCGTTTCCGAACGGCAAATTTTGCGATTGCGACGGTTTGGAGTAGATCAAATGCGGGTGGATGTGCTGCTAAAACTATCGCCAGCGCTACAGGTGTCATTACATGAATTAGTGGCAACTTTTTCTGCACAAGATTTGGTGAGAGATCGGGGTGCACCTACTTCAGAATTGTCACAGCGGATGACAGATTTAAGAAAAGAGTACGATCGCCTGCAATTACAACTACAACAGCAGCAGTTGAGTTTGCAACAAGAGTTTCAGCAGTCGAGCTTGCAATTGCTGGAATCTTTGTTATTACAATTTCCCACAGCAGCACAAAAAGCGCGAGAAAACCCGCAACTACCCGCCCTCAAAATAGTTCCATTAGTGCAGAAACCCCTAGAAAGACTTTTACAACAATGGGGAGTAGAAGCGATCGCACTTGTAGGAGCAGAATTACCCTACGATCCTCAGTTGCATCAATTGATGGATGGTAATGCACAGCCAGGAGAAATTGTCAAGGTGCGTTACACAGGTTATCGCCAAGGCGACAAATTGCTTTATCGAGCCAAGGTAAGTCCTTTGTGA
- a CDS encoding YbhB/YbcL family Raf kinase inhibitor-like protein: MSRRRIFLQHSVSLFAFVALSVVSCGSSDNSNTLVTPTKSDRSQREVQKMNLESIAFEANGLVPAKYTCDGADISPPLNWNEPPSGTESFALIVDDPDAPRRTFVHWVLYDLPATVRQLPEKIAAVKNLPDGGVQGKNDFGNFGYGGPCPPSGTHRYFFKLYALDKKLGLQPGATKNQLEAAMDGHILAEAELIGRYQRQR, from the coding sequence ATGAGCAGAAGGCGGATTTTTCTTCAGCATAGTGTCAGTCTATTTGCTTTCGTGGCATTATCCGTAGTTAGTTGTGGTTCTAGTGATAATAGCAATACTTTAGTTACTCCGACTAAGAGCGATCGCTCACAAAGGGAGGTGCAAAAGATGAATCTAGAAAGCATTGCCTTTGAAGCTAATGGCTTGGTTCCTGCCAAATACACCTGTGATGGCGCGGATATCTCCCCTCCCCTGAACTGGAATGAACCTCCATCAGGAACTGAAAGCTTTGCCTTGATTGTAGATGATCCTGATGCACCAAGACGAACATTTGTCCATTGGGTTCTCTACGATCTGCCAGCTACGGTTCGGCAATTACCAGAGAAAATCGCTGCTGTAAAAAACTTACCTGATGGCGGTGTCCAAGGAAAAAATGATTTTGGCAATTTTGGTTATGGTGGCCCCTGTCCTCCTAGTGGAACCCATAGATATTTTTTCAAACTTTATGCTTTAGATAAAAAGTTGGGTTTGCAACCCGGTGCTACCAAAAATCAGCTAGAAGCAGCAATGGATGGACATATTTTGGCAGAAGCAGAATTAATTGGACGCTACCAACGCCAGCGTTAA